The following are from one region of the Flavimobilis soli genome:
- a CDS encoding CueP family metal-binding protein — protein MRSRFHLATLVVASAALLVGCSTTTSEDDVLADLGLDGLTGQEIVTQLDASTESRPLDFTASVREDEVLVGDGTTEIAVPLDDNQFYVSIAPYIETTHECYFHSLATCQGELVDEPVDVRITDADGAVLVEESATTYANGFVGYWLPEDVEGTIEITQGDLSGNVPFSTTEGSPTCVTTLQLT, from the coding sequence ATGCGTTCTCGGTTCCACCTCGCGACCCTCGTCGTCGCCAGTGCCGCTCTGCTCGTCGGCTGCTCCACCACGACGTCAGAGGATGACGTACTCGCCGATCTCGGTCTCGACGGCTTGACCGGTCAGGAGATCGTCACGCAGCTCGACGCCTCCACCGAGAGCCGGCCACTGGACTTCACGGCTTCCGTGCGCGAGGACGAGGTGCTCGTCGGCGACGGAACCACGGAGATCGCCGTCCCCCTCGACGACAACCAGTTCTACGTGTCGATCGCCCCGTACATCGAGACCACGCACGAGTGCTACTTCCACAGCCTCGCCACCTGCCAGGGCGAACTGGTCGACGAGCCGGTGGACGTGAGGATCACCGACGCCGACGGCGCGGTCCTCGTCGAGGAGAGCGCCACGACTTACGCCAACGGGTTCGTCGGCTACTGGCTCCCTGAAGACGTCGAGGGAACGATCGAGATCACTCAGGGCGACCTGAGCGGCAACGTTCCGTTCAGCACGACCGAGGGCAGCCCGACCTGTGTGACCACCCTCCAACTCACCTGA
- a CDS encoding heavy metal translocating P-type ATPase → MSEAHQSHDMHGGRHNRAGHRDDRTAGETDLRAQDRHGGHGAHGGNHGDHVALFRRLFWINLALAVPAVLLSGMFADLLGYSLPDVPGLAWVAPVLGTAIYLWGGRPFLTGAVAELRGRKPGMMVLVGMAITVAFIASWAATLGVLSHELEFWWELALLVVIMLLGHWLEMRSLAQTSSALDSLAALLPDEAEKVDGDSVVAVPPSSLVLGDVVVVRPGARVPADGQVVDGAADVDESMITGESRPVRRTVGDQVVAGTVSTDSALRVRVDAVGDSTVLAGIQRLVAQAQSSTTRAQLLADRAAGWLFWFALVAAIITVAIWSAVGTPDFAIIRAITVLVIACPHALGLAIPLVVSISTERAARGGVLIKDRAALERMRVVDTVLFDKTGTLTKGEPALHDIATTGIGDEELLALAAAAEADSEHPLARAITAAAHHRGLSVPRAEDFRASTAVGVSATVEGRRVAVGGPNLLTEHGLAPLPATQPWSDRGQIVLHVVVDGQVAGALGLADEVRQESREAVDALHALGIRVVMITGDAEPVARAVGAELGIDQVFAGVRPEDKSSKVASLQGAGQTVAMVGDGVNDAPALAQADVGVAIGAGTDVAIASAGVILASDDPRSVLSVIQLSREGYRKMTQNLWWAAGYNIAAVPLAAGVLAPIGFVLPMEIGAILMSLSTVVVAANAQLLRRLDLSPEASTAAAHRAPRVGPPSRTAVPTA, encoded by the coding sequence ATGAGCGAAGCGCACCAGAGCCACGACATGCACGGCGGCCGTCACAACCGTGCCGGCCATCGGGATGATCGGACGGCCGGCGAGACGGATCTGCGCGCTCAAGACCGCCACGGCGGGCACGGTGCGCACGGCGGAAATCACGGTGACCACGTGGCGCTGTTCCGGCGCCTGTTCTGGATCAATCTCGCGCTAGCCGTGCCGGCGGTGCTGCTCAGCGGGATGTTCGCCGACCTGCTCGGGTACAGCCTCCCTGACGTCCCGGGGCTCGCCTGGGTCGCGCCGGTCCTCGGCACGGCCATCTACCTGTGGGGTGGACGGCCCTTCCTCACGGGGGCCGTCGCCGAGCTCCGGGGCCGCAAGCCCGGGATGATGGTGCTCGTCGGGATGGCGATCACCGTCGCGTTCATCGCCTCCTGGGCGGCGACCCTCGGCGTGCTCTCGCACGAGCTGGAGTTCTGGTGGGAGCTCGCCCTCCTTGTCGTGATCATGCTGCTCGGCCACTGGCTGGAGATGCGGTCGCTGGCGCAGACCTCTTCCGCCCTCGACTCCCTCGCGGCGCTCCTCCCCGACGAGGCGGAGAAGGTCGACGGCGACTCGGTCGTCGCGGTGCCGCCGTCCTCGCTCGTCCTGGGAGACGTCGTCGTCGTCCGCCCGGGTGCTCGGGTCCCGGCGGACGGGCAGGTCGTCGACGGCGCCGCCGACGTCGACGAGTCGATGATCACGGGCGAGTCGCGGCCCGTACGTCGGACCGTCGGCGACCAGGTCGTCGCGGGGACGGTCTCGACCGACAGCGCCCTGAGGGTGAGGGTCGACGCCGTCGGTGACTCGACCGTGCTGGCCGGGATCCAGCGTCTGGTCGCGCAGGCGCAGTCGTCCACGACGCGTGCGCAGCTGCTGGCCGACCGCGCCGCCGGGTGGCTGTTCTGGTTCGCCCTGGTCGCCGCCATCATCACCGTCGCGATCTGGAGCGCCGTCGGCACACCGGACTTCGCGATCATCCGCGCCATCACGGTCCTCGTCATCGCCTGCCCGCACGCCCTCGGGCTCGCCATCCCGCTGGTGGTGTCGATCTCCACCGAGCGCGCTGCCCGCGGCGGCGTGCTGATCAAGGACCGCGCCGCACTCGAGCGGATGCGCGTGGTGGACACCGTCCTGTTCGACAAGACCGGGACGCTCACCAAGGGCGAGCCCGCCCTGCACGACATCGCCACCACCGGGATCGGTGACGAAGAGCTCCTCGCGCTCGCCGCCGCCGCGGAGGCCGACAGCGAGCACCCCCTCGCGCGTGCGATCACCGCCGCTGCACACCACCGGGGGCTCAGCGTTCCCCGCGCCGAGGACTTCCGGGCCTCCACGGCGGTCGGCGTCTCCGCCACCGTGGAGGGACGCCGCGTCGCCGTCGGCGGGCCGAACCTCCTGACGGAGCACGGGCTCGCTCCCCTACCGGCGACCCAGCCCTGGTCCGATCGCGGGCAGATCGTGCTGCACGTGGTGGTCGACGGCCAGGTGGCCGGAGCGCTCGGGCTCGCCGACGAGGTACGTCAGGAGTCTCGCGAGGCGGTCGACGCCCTCCACGCACTCGGCATCCGCGTCGTGATGATCACCGGCGACGCCGAGCCAGTCGCCAGGGCCGTGGGTGCCGAGCTCGGCATCGATCAGGTGTTCGCGGGCGTCCGCCCCGAGGACAAGAGCAGCAAGGTCGCCTCCCTGCAGGGTGCCGGGCAGACCGTGGCGATGGTCGGCGACGGCGTCAACGACGCACCCGCCCTGGCCCAGGCCGACGTGGGCGTCGCCATCGGAGCCGGCACCGACGTCGCCATCGCGTCGGCGGGGGTCATCCTCGCCTCCGACGACCCTCGCTCCGTCCTGTCGGTCATCCAGCTCTCGCGTGAGGGCTACCGAAAGATGACGCAAAACCTGTGGTGGGCCGCCGGCTACAACATCGCTGCCGTCCCCCTCGCCGCCGGAGTCCTCGCGCCGATCGGCTTCGTCCTACCGATGGAGATCGGCGCGATCCTCATGTCATTGTCCACCGTGGTAGTCGCCGCGAACGCTCAGCTCTTGCGTCGCCTCGACCTGAGCCCGGAGGCCTCGACAGCCGCAGCCCACAGGGCCCCGCGCGTCGGACCGCCTTCCCGGACGGCGGTGCCAACTGCCTGA
- a CDS encoding DUF305 domain-containing protein — MSMHSEHDGESKKEDNDGDDASRRGEHHSGGQSHQMKGMYLRFAAMILTAMVVMYFVMFVGSWELDHVRFSQSRVFMAVTMGGTMGLIMLAWMLNMYKNAKANIAVVAVSVLLLVGGVVLDRSQATVGDTAFMRAMIPHHSLAITRSERAQIDDVRVCRLAVEIIEAQQREIAEMDWLIEDIERNGIATTAAEAEARPVPGVEGTALRSCPAP, encoded by the coding sequence ATGTCTATGCACAGCGAGCACGATGGCGAGTCGAAGAAGGAGGACAACGACGGTGACGACGCCAGCCGCCGGGGTGAGCACCACAGCGGTGGGCAAAGCCATCAGATGAAGGGCATGTACCTGCGGTTCGCCGCCATGATCCTCACCGCCATGGTGGTCATGTACTTCGTGATGTTCGTCGGCTCGTGGGAGCTCGACCACGTCCGGTTCAGCCAGAGCCGCGTCTTCATGGCGGTCACCATGGGCGGCACCATGGGCCTGATCATGCTTGCCTGGATGCTGAACATGTACAAGAACGCCAAGGCGAACATCGCGGTCGTCGCCGTCAGCGTGCTGCTCCTCGTCGGCGGCGTCGTGCTCGACCGCAGTCAGGCCACGGTCGGCGACACCGCGTTCATGCGCGCGATGATCCCCCACCACTCCCTGGCGATCACCCGCTCGGAGCGGGCGCAGATCGACGACGTCCGGGTGTGCAGGCTCGCCGTCGAGATCATCGAAGCCCAGCAGCGGGAGATTGCCGAGATGGACTGGCTCATCGAGGACATCGAGCGCAACGGCATCGCGACGACGGCGGCCGAGGCGGAGGCACGCCCCGTACCGGGCGTCGAGGGCACCGCGCTCCGCTCGTGCCCGGCCCCCTGA
- a CDS encoding four-helix bundle copper-binding protein → MKTTEMLETYPATINLDRQLLARVIETLVACSQACTACADACLSEEMVADLRKCIRSNLDCADSCAATARILSRHTSYDTNITRAHLEACIAACRACGDECEQHAGMHEHCRVCAEACRDCEAACAELLAAIR, encoded by the coding sequence GTGAAGACCACGGAGATGCTCGAGACCTACCCCGCAACCATCAACCTCGACCGACAGTTGCTGGCCCGCGTCATCGAGACCCTCGTCGCCTGCTCGCAGGCGTGCACCGCGTGCGCGGACGCGTGCCTGAGCGAGGAGATGGTCGCGGACCTGCGCAAGTGCATCCGGTCCAACCTCGACTGCGCCGACAGCTGCGCGGCCACGGCGCGGATCCTGTCCCGCCACACCAGTTACGACACCAACATCACCCGGGCCCACCTCGAGGCCTGCATCGCCGCCTGCCGGGCGTGTGGTGATGAGTGCGAGCAGCACGCGGGCATGCACGAGCACTGCCGCGTCTGCGCCGAGGCGTGCCGGGACTGCGAGGCCGCCTGCGCCGAGCTCCTCGCGGCCATCCGCTGA
- a CDS encoding DUF305 domain-containing protein, protein MSATRRRLAATTAILALTATLAACSTGEEPTAEPPAAPESSSSEEAEETTEHNAADVEFTQMMIVHHQGALEMAELAVERASTEEVRTLAERIAAAQGPEIELMSGWLQTWDEELPAGAEHGGMDHGGMDMDGMDQEEAMTTLAGLEGVEFDRKFLELMVAHHRGAIEMAQTQIGEGADSDALALARTIRDDQNTEITEMENLLRSL, encoded by the coding sequence ATGAGCGCGACGCGCCGGCGCCTCGCCGCGACCACAGCAATCCTGGCCCTGACAGCCACCCTTGCCGCCTGCTCCACAGGCGAGGAGCCGACCGCGGAACCGCCCGCGGCGCCCGAGTCCTCGAGCAGCGAGGAAGCCGAGGAGACGACCGAGCACAACGCCGCGGACGTCGAGTTCACGCAGATGATGATCGTCCACCACCAGGGAGCGCTCGAGATGGCCGAGCTCGCGGTCGAGCGCGCCTCCACCGAGGAGGTGCGCACCCTCGCAGAGCGAATCGCTGCAGCGCAGGGCCCGGAGATCGAGCTCATGTCCGGCTGGCTGCAGACGTGGGACGAGGAGCTGCCCGCTGGCGCTGAGCACGGCGGCATGGACCACGGCGGAATGGACATGGACGGCATGGACCAGGAGGAGGCGATGACCACCCTGGCCGGCCTCGAGGGGGTCGAGTTCGACCGGAAGTTCCTCGAGCTCATGGTCGCCCACCACCGCGGAGCCATCGAGATGGCCCAAACTCAGATCGGCGAGGGCGCAGACTCCGACGCCCTGGCGCTCGCCCGGACGATCAGGGACGACCAGAACACAGAGATCACCGAGATGGAGAACCTGCTGCGGTCCCTCTGA
- a CDS encoding redoxin domain-containing protein, with the protein MTSGTATRRLAERQQGLAEIQQTQAGAARRRQRLSWAAWGAAALIIGIIVAIALITSQPTTSSDVRVAPDFTLPASDGSSVSLADFRGEPVVLYFNEGAGCDSCLLQMAEIEKDPAFAEAGITVLPIVMNTADQINAHRERLGVQAPFLLDDGTVSAAYDTLGKGMHEGLPGHGFVLIDAEGNQLWHGNYPSMWLAPADLLKEVTARL; encoded by the coding sequence ATGACCTCCGGAACCGCCACCCGCCGCCTCGCCGAACGCCAGCAGGGCCTCGCCGAGATCCAGCAGACCCAGGCCGGTGCTGCACGGCGCCGCCAGCGCCTGAGCTGGGCCGCCTGGGGCGCGGCCGCGCTGATCATCGGGATCATCGTCGCGATCGCGCTGATCACCTCCCAGCCGACCACCTCGAGCGACGTCCGTGTCGCACCGGACTTCACCCTGCCGGCCTCGGACGGCTCGAGCGTCTCGCTGGCGGACTTCCGCGGCGAGCCGGTCGTCCTGTACTTCAACGAGGGCGCCGGGTGCGACTCCTGCCTGCTGCAGATGGCCGAGATCGAGAAGGACCCCGCGTTCGCCGAAGCTGGCATCACCGTGCTGCCGATCGTGATGAACACCGCCGACCAGATCAACGCCCACCGCGAACGCCTCGGCGTCCAGGCACCGTTCCTGCTCGACGACGGCACCGTCTCCGCTGCCTACGACACCCTCGGCAAGGGCATGCACGAAGGACTCCCGGGGCACGGGTTCGTCCTGATCGACGCCGAGGGCAACCAGCTATGGCACGGCAACTACCCGTCCATGTGGCTCGCCCCCGCCGACCTGCTCAAGGAGGTGACCGCCCGCCTATAA
- a CDS encoding cytochrome c biogenesis CcdA family protein, translating to MGSELLTTGSILAAFFAGGVALFAPCCIVFLAPSYLAGAVKNARWRLLPLTFVFAAGLAVVLVPITLGMSLLAGAIAQYHATLYWAGGLLMIALAGLALSGRMWSLPSFLRAPDTTRGDTASFFSLGVFSGIASSCCAPVLAGVMTLSILSGSPIGGLALGLAYVFGMVFPLFVMAMVWDKARLGERKLFQARTVRLCVAGRTLVTNTLNIAVAVGFAVMGVFVIALAGSKDMTGGSAFQDAASRTLTDVFAAVQEFLSPVPEPLQGLALLAVAAVFIWATLVDRRRPGQPKSTAPATATAAAGSSDGPAAPVPSCHATPTTEEVTR from the coding sequence ATGGGCAGCGAGCTGCTGACGACCGGGAGCATCCTGGCGGCGTTCTTCGCCGGCGGGGTGGCCCTGTTCGCCCCGTGCTGCATCGTCTTCCTGGCGCCGTCCTACCTCGCCGGTGCGGTCAAGAACGCCAGGTGGCGGCTGCTGCCGCTGACCTTCGTCTTCGCGGCGGGCCTGGCGGTGGTGCTGGTGCCGATCACCCTGGGGATGAGCCTGCTCGCCGGCGCGATCGCCCAGTACCACGCCACGTTGTACTGGGCAGGTGGCCTGCTGATGATCGCCCTGGCGGGCCTGGCCCTGTCGGGTCGGATGTGGTCCTTGCCCTCCTTCCTGCGCGCCCCGGACACCACCCGTGGTGACACCGCGAGCTTCTTCTCCCTCGGGGTGTTCTCCGGGATCGCTTCCTCGTGCTGCGCACCGGTCCTGGCCGGGGTGATGACTCTGTCGATCCTGTCTGGGTCTCCCATCGGGGGGCTGGCCCTGGGGCTGGCGTACGTGTTCGGCATGGTCTTCCCGCTGTTCGTGATGGCCATGGTCTGGGACAAGGCGCGCCTCGGTGAGCGCAAGCTGTTCCAGGCAAGAACCGTCCGGCTGTGCGTCGCGGGCCGCACCCTGGTCACCAACACCCTGAACATCGCCGTCGCGGTCGGGTTCGCGGTGATGGGCGTGTTCGTCATCGCACTGGCCGGCAGCAAGGACATGACCGGCGGCTCGGCGTTCCAGGACGCCGCCAGCCGCACCCTGACCGACGTGTTCGCCGCGGTCCAGGAGTTCCTGTCCCCGGTGCCTGAACCCCTGCAGGGGTTGGCGTTGCTCGCGGTCGCCGCCGTGTTCATCTGGGCGACGCTCGTCGACCGGCGCCGCCCGGGACAGCCGAAGAGCACCGCCCCGGCAACCGCCACGGCAGCTGCAGGGTCGAGCGACGGCCCAGCCGCGCCTGTCCCGTCCTGCCACGCCACCCCGACCACGGAAGAAGTGACCCGATGA
- a CDS encoding glutaredoxin, which translates to MSTTEPADPPVVVTVVHAPACHFCHDAEEALAALAGDFPLVVRSVGIQTDEGRALVAEHRPAMNPLVLVDGEFFSAGRLPRKKLTKALHSRRVPAVGA; encoded by the coding sequence GTGTCCACCACCGAGCCCGCCGACCCACCGGTCGTCGTCACCGTCGTCCACGCCCCGGCGTGCCACTTCTGCCATGACGCCGAGGAGGCCCTGGCGGCCCTGGCCGGCGACTTCCCGCTGGTGGTCCGCAGCGTCGGCATCCAGACGGACGAGGGCCGGGCCCTGGTCGCCGAGCACCGCCCGGCGATGAACCCGTTGGTGCTGGTGGACGGGGAGTTCTTCTCCGCCGGGCGCCTGCCGCGCAAGAAGCTCACCAAGGCCCTGCACAGCCGGCGTGTCCCAGCGGTCGGGGCCTGA
- a CDS encoding response regulator transcription factor, with protein MKVPGRRPATVHNGQVTPIPDTTTTARRAVVIDDEQALARLVAGYLERDGFEVSVTHDGAQAVEVLREVDPDVVVLDLGLPGLDGIEVCRQLRTFSDCYVIMLTARAEEVDTLIGLSVGADDYMTKPFSPRELMARVAVLLRRPRRPATAVAAAARPAVEVGALRLDVDAREVHLEGRLVPLTRTEFDVLAALASGPGRVFSRRALIEEVWGANWVGDEHLVDVHVLHVRQKLGDSAERQQFVRTVRGVGYRIGTGE; from the coding sequence ATGAAGGTCCCCGGCCGGCGTCCGGCCACAGTCCACAATGGCCAGGTGACCCCCATCCCAGACACCACGACCACAGCGCGGCGCGCGGTCGTCATCGATGACGAGCAGGCCCTGGCCCGGCTCGTGGCCGGCTACCTCGAACGGGACGGGTTCGAGGTCAGCGTGACCCATGACGGCGCGCAGGCCGTCGAGGTGCTGCGCGAGGTCGATCCCGACGTCGTCGTGCTGGACCTGGGCCTTCCCGGACTAGATGGGATCGAGGTGTGCCGTCAGCTGCGCACGTTCTCCGACTGCTACGTGATCATGCTGACCGCCCGCGCCGAGGAGGTCGACACCCTCATCGGCCTGTCGGTCGGTGCTGACGACTACATGACCAAGCCCTTCAGTCCGCGCGAGCTCATGGCCCGCGTCGCAGTCCTGCTCCGCCGGCCGCGTCGACCCGCTACCGCGGTCGCAGCGGCGGCGCGCCCCGCTGTGGAGGTCGGTGCGCTACGGCTCGACGTCGACGCCCGCGAGGTGCACCTCGAAGGCCGCTTGGTGCCGTTGACCCGCACCGAGTTCGACGTCCTCGCCGCACTCGCCTCTGGCCCCGGACGGGTGTTCAGCCGCCGGGCTCTGATCGAGGAGGTCTGGGGGGCGAACTGGGTCGGTGACGAGCACCTCGTCGACGTCCACGTGCTGCACGTGCGCCAGAAGCTGGGCGACAGCGCTGAGCGCCAACAGTTCGTGCGCACGGTTCGAGGTGTCGGGTACCGGATCGGCACCGGGGAGTGA
- a CDS encoding sensor histidine kinase, with protein sequence MKAIPTASRWGLAGRLLIALVIVLATAALTAWLVASAVGPSLFHEHMMRAGLEDHDDAVLHAERAFRDASTVSLALALGAATVASAAVSLVLARRIGRSLAAVATAAARLGAGRYESRVPAAGLGAEFDDLAESFNAMAARLQEAERLRARLLADVAHEVRTPVATIAGYLEAVEDGLQPMDEPTMAVLRDQASRLTRLARDLAAVTHAEAGDLALTLEPLTPDELLVATAGTWRERVTAAGVDLRVQVDPELGHVRVDRQRMGQVLDNLVANALRHTPAGGTITLRATDDHQRVALHVADTGAGIAAEHLPHLFERFYRADTARDRAHGGSGIGLAICKALTEAHGGTITATSDGPGAGASFTVTLPVPPA encoded by the coding sequence GTGAAGGCGATCCCGACGGCATCGCGGTGGGGCCTTGCCGGCCGCCTGCTCATCGCGCTCGTCATCGTGCTCGCGACCGCTGCCCTGACAGCGTGGCTGGTGGCCTCCGCCGTGGGTCCAAGCCTGTTCCACGAGCACATGATGCGCGCCGGCCTGGAGGACCACGACGACGCCGTCCTGCACGCCGAGCGGGCCTTCCGCGACGCAAGCACCGTCTCCCTGGCCCTGGCCCTGGGCGCCGCCACCGTTGCCTCCGCCGCCGTGAGTCTCGTGCTCGCGCGCCGTATCGGTCGGTCCCTCGCGGCCGTGGCCACCGCTGCGGCCCGCCTGGGCGCCGGTCGGTACGAGTCCCGCGTCCCAGCTGCAGGCCTGGGCGCGGAGTTCGACGACCTCGCCGAGTCGTTCAACGCCATGGCCGCCCGGTTGCAGGAGGCCGAGCGGCTGCGGGCCCGGCTCCTGGCCGACGTCGCGCACGAGGTCCGCACCCCCGTCGCGACCATCGCCGGATACCTCGAGGCCGTGGAGGACGGTCTGCAGCCGATGGACGAGCCCACGATGGCCGTGCTGCGCGACCAGGCCTCGCGCCTGACCCGGCTGGCGCGCGACCTCGCCGCGGTGACCCACGCTGAGGCCGGTGACCTAGCCCTGACGCTCGAACCGCTGACCCCCGACGAGCTGCTCGTTGCGACCGCCGGCACATGGAGAGAGCGCGTGACCGCCGCCGGGGTCGACCTGCGGGTCCAGGTCGACCCCGAGCTCGGACACGTCCGTGTGGACCGCCAGCGCATGGGCCAGGTCCTGGACAACCTGGTCGCCAACGCACTGCGTCACACCCCGGCCGGGGGCACGATCACCCTCCGCGCGACCGACGATCACCAGCGGGTGGCGCTACACGTGGCCGACACCGGTGCCGGCATCGCGGCGGAGCACCTGCCGCACCTGTTCGAGCGCTTCTACCGTGCCGACACCGCGCGGGACCGCGCCCACGGGGGTTCCGGCATCGGCCTGGCGATCTGCAAGGCGCTCACCGAGGCCCACGGCGGCACCATCACCGCGACGAGCGACGGCCCAGGGGCCGGCGCATCATTCACCGTCACGCTTCCGGTGCCGCCCGCCTGA
- a CDS encoding SulP family inorganic anion transporter, which produces MTNTPVRISDPAETPRPATGAPEADEANSVRAALRSPRRLKTEVLAGLVVALALIPEAIAFSIIAGVDPRIGLFASFTMAVAISFLGGRPAMISAATGAIALVIAPVAREYGVDYLIATVILGGVIQVVLGVLGIAKLMRFIPRSVMVGFVNALAILIFLSQLPHLIDVPWAVYPLVAVGIAIMVLLPRWTNVVPAPLVAIVLLTAATVLAAINVPTVGDEGELPESLPALLFPDVPLNLETLRIIAPFALAMALVGILESLLTAKLVDDVTDTHSNKTREAWGQGAANIITGFFGGMGGCAMIGQTMINVKASGARTRISTFLAGVFLLVLVVGLGDIVAIIPMAALVAVMVMVSVGTLDWHSIHPQTLRRMPKSETAVMLATVAVTVATHNLAYGVIVGVVVAMVLFARRVAHFTSVTRLDASDDDGQRVYAVRGELFFASSNDLVYQFDYAGDPDDVVIDMTNAHVWDASTVATLDAIRHKYATKGKTVTIVGMNPDSTERHDRLAGNLGAGH; this is translated from the coding sequence GTGACCAACACTCCTGTGCGGATCTCTGACCCGGCCGAGACGCCGCGGCCCGCCACCGGCGCTCCCGAGGCTGACGAGGCCAACTCCGTCCGGGCCGCGCTGCGCTCCCCGCGCCGGCTCAAGACCGAGGTCCTGGCGGGCCTGGTCGTGGCGCTGGCGTTGATCCCGGAGGCGATCGCGTTCTCGATCATCGCCGGCGTCGACCCGCGTATCGGGCTGTTCGCCTCGTTCACGATGGCCGTGGCGATCTCGTTCCTCGGCGGCCGCCCCGCGATGATCTCGGCAGCGACCGGAGCGATCGCCCTGGTCATCGCCCCGGTCGCCCGGGAGTACGGCGTCGACTACCTCATCGCGACCGTGATCCTCGGCGGGGTTATCCAGGTTGTGCTCGGAGTGCTCGGGATCGCCAAGCTCATGCGCTTCATCCCTCGCTCGGTGATGGTCGGCTTCGTCAACGCCCTGGCGATCCTGATCTTCCTGTCGCAGCTGCCGCACCTGATCGACGTGCCGTGGGCCGTCTACCCCCTCGTCGCCGTCGGCATCGCGATCATGGTGCTGCTGCCGCGCTGGACCAACGTCGTGCCCGCACCCCTGGTCGCGATCGTCCTGCTGACCGCCGCGACGGTCCTGGCCGCGATCAACGTCCCCACGGTCGGTGACGAGGGCGAGCTGCCCGAGTCCCTGCCGGCGCTGCTGTTCCCCGACGTGCCGCTGAACCTGGAGACCCTGCGCATCATCGCCCCGTTCGCCCTGGCGATGGCCCTAGTCGGGATCCTGGAGTCGCTGCTGACCGCCAAGCTCGTCGACGACGTCACCGACACCCACTCGAACAAGACGCGCGAGGCCTGGGGCCAGGGTGCCGCCAACATCATCACCGGGTTCTTCGGTGGCATGGGCGGCTGCGCCATGATCGGCCAGACGATGATCAACGTGAAGGCCTCCGGGGCCCGCACCCGCATCTCCACGTTCCTCGCCGGCGTCTTCCTGCTCGTCCTGGTCGTCGGGCTCGGCGACATCGTGGCGATCATCCCGATGGCGGCGCTCGTCGCAGTGATGGTGATGGTGTCGGTCGGAACGCTGGACTGGCACTCGATCCACCCGCAGACCCTGCGCCGGATGCCGAAGTCCGAGACCGCCGTGATGCTCGCGACCGTCGCCGTCACCGTCGCGACCCACAACCTCGCCTATGGCGTCATCGTCGGCGTCGTCGTGGCGATGGTCCTGTTCGCCCGCCGGGTCGCCCACTTCACCAGCGTGACCCGACTGGACGCCAGCGACGACGACGGACAGCGCGTCTACGCCGTCCGGGGCGAGCTGTTCTTCGCCTCGTCCAACGACCTCGTCTACCAGTTCGACTACGCCGGCGACCCCGACGACGTCGTCATCGACATGACCAACGCCCACGTCTGGGACGCCTCCACCGTCGCGACCCTCGACGCCATCCGCCACAAGTACGCGACCAAGGGCAAGACCGTCACCATCGTCGGGATGAACCCCGACAGCACCGAACGCCACGACCGCCTCGCCGGCAACCTCGGCGCCGGCCACTAA
- a CDS encoding MerR family transcriptional regulator translates to MPERQLVASTMHIGAVAERTGLSLRTLRHYDEVGLLRPTGRTDGGFRLYTDADVERLLLIRRMKPLGFTLEEMAELLELVDALAADTDDPNTQKRLEEFVARAHEQRADLARKLAMADEFIALLEDR, encoded by the coding sequence ATGCCTGAGCGCCAGCTGGTCGCCAGCACCATGCACATCGGGGCCGTCGCCGAGCGCACCGGTCTGTCGCTGCGAACGCTGCGCCACTACGACGAGGTCGGCCTGCTGCGCCCCACCGGCCGCACCGACGGCGGCTTCCGCCTCTACACCGACGCCGACGTGGAGCGCCTACTGCTCATCCGCCGCATGAAACCACTCGGCTTCACCCTCGAGGAGATGGCCGAACTCCTCGAGCTGGTCGACGCCCTCGCGGCCGACACCGACGACCCCAACACCCAGAAGCGCCTCGAGGAGTTCGTCGCGCGGGCCCATGAGCAGCGAGCCGACCTCGCCCGGAAGCTCGCGATGGCCGACGAGTTCATCGCACTCCTTGAGGACCGCTGA
- the cmtR gene encoding Cd(II)/Pb(II)-sensing metalloregulatory transcriptional regulator CmtR, with protein MLTIASRLDVMNRLGRAMADPTRSRILMTLLDSPSYPAVLSRELELTRSNVSNHLTCLRDCGIVVAEPEGRQTRYEIADPHLAAALVALVDVTLAVDEQAPCVDSTCTVPGCCGTGAGA; from the coding sequence ATGCTGACTATTGCTTCGCGTCTCGACGTCATGAACCGGCTGGGCCGGGCCATGGCGGACCCGACGCGCTCCCGGATCCTGATGACCCTTCTTGATAGCCCGAGTTACCCGGCTGTGCTGTCGCGCGAGCTGGAGCTGACTCGCTCGAACGTGTCGAACCATCTGACGTGCTTGCGAGACTGCGGGATCGTCGTCGCAGAGCCCGAAGGACGGCAGACTCGTTACGAGATCGCCGACCCGCATCTCGCTGCGGCCCTCGTCGCTCTGGTGGACGTGACACTCGCCGTGGACGAGCAGGCTCCCTGCGTGGACTCGACGTGCACGGTGCCGGGCTGCTGCGGGACTGGAGCGGGTGCATGA